In a genomic window of Pristis pectinata isolate sPriPec2 chromosome 32, sPriPec2.1.pri, whole genome shotgun sequence:
- the LOC127585300 gene encoding vimentin-like — translation MFSGSRTSSPGSATASSACQERQTEMAACEASDKELQDGMQEGKDQIKELNERFAKYINNTVLNLQRKNKELLAELKKLEKEEFNAAEKAYQKDYQDFQARVDEMQNELVLLKLEKDKLKARLEKECQLKREFDRDFQELKKKYEDSGSGLDKLQCQFKLLEAQLAQLKLVRDQERIYWQQKLDNLQNVEPAESTALDLEQALRNMRQEYEQMARRNKEELARYRHKFEENSVPLQKIKKETECYRNAVTDLRLRDEMHKNHLQEKEREIGRIREYNKALEKKIEAHTADFQALLGVKNALEQELSGYKSLLNQVEKKSRDYSNPACITGPPAKAAEELNKMWC, via the coding sequence ATGTTCTCGGGCTCCAGGACCTCGTCGCCCGGCTCGGCCACCGCCAGCTCGGCGTGCCAGGAGCGGCAGACGGAGATGGCGGCGTGCGAGGCGAGCGACAAGGAGCTGCAGGACGGCATGCAGGAGGGCAAGGACCAGATCAAGGAGCTGAACGAGCGCTTCGCCAAGTACATCAACAACACGGTGCTGAACCTGCAGCGCAAGAACAAGGAGCTGCTGGCCGAGCTGAAGAAACTGGAGAAGGAGGAGTTCAACGCGGCCGAGAAGGCCTACCAGAAGGACTACCAGGACTTCCAGGCGCGGGTGGACGAGATGCAGAACGAGCTGGTGCTGCTGAAGCTGGAGAAGGACAAGCTGAAGGCGCGGCTGGAGAAGGAGTGCCAGCTCAAGCGCGAGTTCGACCGCGACTTCCAGGAGCTGAAGAAGAAGTACGAGGACTCGGGCAGCGGCCTGGACAAGCTGCAGTGCCAGTTCAAGCTGCTGGAGGCGCAGCTGGCGCAGCTGAAGCTGGTGCGGGACCAGGAGCGCATCTACTGGCAGCAGAAGCTGGACAACCTGCAAAACGTGGAGCCGGCGGAGAGCACGGCGCTGGACCTGGAGCAGGCGCTGCGCAACATGCGACAGGAGTACGAGCAGATGGCCCGGCGCAACAAGGAGGAGCTGGCCCGCTACCGCCACAAGTTCGAGGAGAACAGCGTGCCGCTGCAGAAGATCAAGAAGGAAACCGAGTGCTACCGCAACGCCGTGACCGACCTGCGGCTGCGGGACGAGATGCACAAGAACCACCTGCAGGAGAAGGAGCGGGAGATCGGCCGGATCCGGGAGTACAACAAGGCGCTGGAGAAGAAGATCGAGGCGCACACGGCCGACTTCCAGGCCCTGCTCGGGGTGAAGAACGCGCTGGAGCAGGAGCTGTCCGGCTACAAGAGTCTGCTCAACCAGGTGGAGAAGAAGTCCAGGGACTACTCCAACCCGGCCTGTATAACCGGCCCGCCTGCCAAAGCAGCCGAAGAGCTCAACAAGATGTGGTGTTAG